One Sodalinema gerasimenkoae IPPAS B-353 DNA segment encodes these proteins:
- a CDS encoding class I SAM-dependent methyltransferase, whose translation MSLSSDPMQNDSHDDILAKEQAFHDRWAAGIDVDGIQVEDYFEACTAPENRFILKQLGNVHGKRLLDVGCGAGENSVYFGTRGAHCVASDYSPGMVEVALKLAEHNGVQVEGKVINAMDIDYPDDSFDIVYAANLLHHIPNPMIAIQEMHRVLKPGGKMCFWDPLRHNPVINVYRRMATDVRTDDETPLHINIVKEIKPLFSETRYNTFWLATLWIFLQFYLIERVHPNEERYWKKIIKEQQRLKPLYSRLEGCDRILKKVPGMKRMAWNIAVVATK comes from the coding sequence ATGTCTTTATCTTCAGATCCCATGCAGAACGATAGCCATGATGATATTTTGGCGAAAGAGCAAGCCTTTCATGATCGCTGGGCCGCCGGAATTGATGTAGATGGGATTCAGGTGGAGGACTACTTTGAAGCCTGTACCGCCCCGGAAAACCGCTTCATTCTCAAACAGTTGGGCAATGTCCATGGGAAACGCCTCTTGGATGTGGGTTGCGGGGCTGGTGAAAATAGTGTCTATTTTGGGACTCGTGGGGCCCATTGTGTCGCCAGTGATTACTCGCCGGGAATGGTGGAGGTGGCCCTAAAACTTGCCGAACATAATGGGGTTCAGGTGGAAGGAAAGGTTATCAATGCGATGGATATTGACTATCCTGACGATAGTTTTGATATTGTCTATGCAGCGAATCTCTTGCATCATATTCCCAACCCTATGATTGCAATTCAAGAGATGCACCGAGTTCTCAAGCCAGGGGGAAAAATGTGTTTTTGGGACCCCCTCCGTCATAATCCCGTGATTAACGTCTATCGACGGATGGCCACGGATGTTCGTACGGACGATGAAACGCCGCTGCATATCAACATCGTCAAAGAGATTAAACCACTCTTTTCAGAAACTCGCTATAACACTTTTTGGCTGGCAACTTTGTGGATTTTTCTACAGTTTTATTTGATTGAACGAGTGCATCCCAATGAGGAACGCTATTGGAAGAAAATCATTAAAGAACAACAGCGGTTAAAGCCCCTGTATAGTCGTTTGGAAGGATGCGATCGCATCCTCAAGAAAGTCCCTGGCATGAAGCGCATGGCTTGGAACATTGCCGTCGTTGCTACCAAATAA
- a CDS encoding glycosyltransferase family 2 protein → MASPLYSLVIPIFNEEENLPELVQRLTVVTQAVGQPYEVLFVDDGSGDRSLELLRQYHQHNPQFRYLSFARNFGHQIAVTGGLNFVSGKAVIVMDADLQDPPELIPELLEKWQQGYQVIYAQRIARYQDPWLKRLLAYGFYRVLRRLADVAIPTDSGDFCLMDKQVVDLLNSMPERNRYIRGLRAWVGFRQTSLQFRRDPRFAGDVKYTFRKSFSLAIDGIMSFSKVPLRFATYLGLLAAGIAVMMVFAVLYWRLFYPESPLIGATIITIAIFFLGAVQLVCIGILGEYIGRIYEEVKGRPLYTVKEISH, encoded by the coding sequence ATGGCTTCCCCTCTCTATTCCCTGGTTATTCCCATCTTCAACGAAGAAGAGAACCTACCCGAATTGGTACAACGGTTAACAGTGGTAACTCAGGCAGTGGGGCAGCCCTATGAGGTGTTATTTGTCGATGATGGCAGTGGCGATCGCAGTCTTGAACTTCTGCGTCAGTATCATCAACACAATCCCCAGTTCCGCTATCTCAGTTTTGCTCGTAATTTTGGTCATCAAATTGCCGTTACGGGGGGCTTAAACTTCGTCTCAGGGAAAGCTGTTATCGTTATGGATGCGGATTTACAAGACCCCCCAGAACTCATCCCTGAGTTACTCGAAAAATGGCAACAGGGCTATCAGGTGATTTATGCCCAACGCATCGCCCGTTATCAAGATCCCTGGCTAAAACGGCTGCTGGCCTATGGCTTTTACCGCGTTTTACGACGTTTAGCGGATGTGGCCATTCCCACGGATTCCGGGGACTTCTGTTTAATGGATAAACAGGTGGTGGATTTACTCAATTCTATGCCTGAACGCAATCGGTATATTCGTGGCTTACGGGCCTGGGTGGGGTTCCGACAAACCTCACTTCAATTCAGGCGAGATCCTCGTTTTGCCGGGGATGTAAAATATACCTTTCGTAAATCTTTTTCTCTAGCAATTGATGGGATTATGTCCTTTTCGAAGGTTCCCCTACGCTTTGCCACTTATCTAGGACTTTTGGCCGCCGGAATTGCTGTGATGATGGTGTTTGCCGTTCTTTATTGGCGTTTATTCTATCCCGAATCGCCTTTAATTGGTGCAACCATTATCACCATCGCTATCTTCTTTTTAGGGGCGGTTCAATTAGTCTGTATTGGCATTTTAGGGGAATATATTGGCCGCATTTACGAAGAAGTGAAAGGGCGGCCCCTCTATACCGTGAAAGAAATCTCCCACTAA